The Paenibacillus sp. RUD330 genome has a segment encoding these proteins:
- the fliG gene encoding flagellar motor switch protein FliG, whose protein sequence is MVKALQSLSGRQKAAILLITLGPDVSAQIFKHLREEEIEQLTLEIANVRKVDSSERDTIMSEFYQICLAQEYISQGGIAYAKDILEKALGSQKALEVISRLTATLQVRPFDFARKAEPTQILNFIQNENTQTIALVLSYLQPEQASHILSSLPQEKQAEVARRVALMDSTSPEVISQVERVLEQKLSATVTQDYTNAGGIDSIVQILNGVDRGTERTILDSLEIQDPELAEEIKKRMFVFEDIVSIDNRSIQRIIRDIESADLQLALKVASEEVREAIFRNMSKRMAETFKEEMEFMGPVRLRDVEEAQTRIVGTIRRLEESGDIIIARGGGDDIIV, encoded by the coding sequence ATGGTTAAAGCGCTGCAAAGCTTGAGCGGGCGCCAAAAGGCTGCCATTCTGCTGATCACGCTCGGCCCCGATGTATCGGCCCAGATCTTCAAGCATCTGAGGGAAGAGGAAATCGAGCAGCTGACTCTGGAAATCGCCAACGTGAGGAAGGTCGACAGCTCGGAGCGGGACACGATCATGAGCGAATTCTATCAGATCTGCCTCGCCCAAGAATATATCTCCCAAGGCGGCATCGCGTACGCGAAGGATATTCTCGAGAAGGCGCTCGGCTCGCAAAAGGCTTTGGAAGTCATCAGCAGGCTTACGGCGACGCTGCAAGTGAGGCCATTCGATTTTGCCCGCAAGGCGGAGCCGACCCAGATCCTGAACTTCATCCAGAACGAAAATACCCAGACGATCGCACTCGTGCTGTCGTATCTCCAGCCGGAGCAGGCTTCCCATATTCTTTCTTCGCTTCCTCAAGAGAAGCAGGCGGAAGTCGCCCGCAGGGTCGCGCTCATGGACAGCACCTCTCCTGAGGTCATCTCCCAAGTAGAGAGAGTGCTGGAGCAGAAGCTGAGCGCGACCGTGACCCAAGACTACACGAACGCGGGCGGCATCGACTCCATCGTTCAGATTCTGAACGGCGTCGATCGCGGCACCGAGCGGACGATTCTGGATTCCCTGGAAATTCAGGATCCGGAGCTGGCGGAAGAAATCAAGAAGCGGATGTTCGTCTTCGAAGACATCGTCAGCATCGACAACCGTTCGATCCAGCGCATCATCCGCGATATCGAGAGCGCCGACCTGCAGCTTGCGCTCAAGGTGGCAAGCGAGGAAGTGCGCGAAGCGATCTTCCGGAACATGTCCAAGCGGATGGCCGAGACCTTCAAGGAAGAAATGGAATTCATGGGTCCCGTGCGGCTGCGTGACGTCGAGGAAGCCCAGACGCGCATCGTAGGAACGATCCGCAGGCTGGAGGAATCCGGTGACATCATCATCGCCCGCGGCGGAGGAGATGACATCATTGTCTAA
- the fliJ gene encoding flagellar export protein FliJ produces MTAFRYAYQSIVNLKQSETTQAKWGLTAALDLLHAEEMSLSELNAERLRWEGKLEELGMQGSPLMELQAIQRFLSHLDACIGSKQQVVQAAENEVESSRHRLAERKIQEKIWLKSKEKALNRFKAAQLAGEQAELDEIAVQRHSRAAL; encoded by the coding sequence GTGACCGCATTCCGCTATGCCTACCAAAGCATTGTCAACTTGAAGCAAAGCGAGACGACGCAAGCCAAATGGGGTCTGACGGCCGCGCTCGATCTGCTGCACGCGGAGGAGATGTCCCTGTCCGAGCTGAATGCGGAGCGTCTGCGCTGGGAAGGGAAGCTGGAAGAGCTCGGCATGCAAGGCAGCCCGCTCATGGAGCTGCAGGCGATCCAGCGGTTCCTCTCTCATCTGGATGCCTGCATCGGAAGCAAGCAGCAAGTCGTGCAGGCGGCGGAGAACGAGGTCGAATCCTCGAGGCATCGTCTTGCTGAGCGCAAGATTCAGGAGAAGATCTGGCTGAAATCCAAAGAAAAAGCCTTGAACCGATTCAAGGCTGCACAGCTTGCCGGAGAGCAGGCGGAACTCGATGAAATCGCAGTCCAACGCCATTCGCGCGCTGCGCTTTAG
- the fliI gene encoding flagellar protein export ATPase FliI, protein MSSRIPKASRYAEQLAGIDPVRINGKVTQVIGLTVESEGPDAGIGDVCQIYPGRGAPPLLAEVVGFRDNRLILMPLGDLNSIAPGCDVVGTGKPLTVQVGAELLGKVLDGLGRPLDGSFIPSRMIRYPTTAPPSNPLFRPRVQQPLGIGVRAIDGLLTVGQGQRVGIFAGSGVGKSTLLGMIARNTAADVNVIALIGERGREVLEFIEKDLGPEGLARSVVIVATSDQPALIRIKGAVIATTIAEYFRDRGMNVMLMMDSVTRYAMAQREVGLAVGEPPATRGYTPSVFAGLPKLLERAGTGPTGSITAFYTVLVDGDDMNEPVADAVRGILDGHIVLSRDLAQKGHFPAIDVLASVSRVMKEIIEPEHQEAASALKKMLAVYKDSEDLINIGAYQPGSNKEIDQAMDQMDGILDFTQQRTNEKAHFDETLDHLIRQFNGS, encoded by the coding sequence ATGAGCTCCAGGATTCCCAAGGCTTCGAGATATGCGGAGCAGCTCGCCGGCATCGATCCCGTGCGCATCAACGGCAAGGTAACCCAGGTCATCGGGCTTACCGTCGAAAGCGAAGGACCCGATGCCGGCATCGGGGATGTCTGCCAGATCTATCCCGGAAGAGGGGCGCCCCCGCTCCTGGCCGAAGTCGTCGGTTTCCGGGACAACAGATTGATTCTCATGCCGCTCGGAGATCTCAATTCGATCGCGCCCGGATGCGACGTCGTAGGCACAGGCAAGCCGCTTACGGTCCAGGTCGGGGCGGAGCTGCTCGGAAAAGTGCTTGACGGCCTCGGGAGGCCGCTTGACGGAAGCTTCATTCCCAGCCGCATGATCCGCTATCCGACGACCGCTCCTCCAAGCAATCCGCTCTTCAGGCCGCGTGTCCAGCAGCCGCTCGGCATCGGGGTCCGCGCGATCGACGGCCTGCTTACCGTAGGCCAAGGCCAGCGCGTCGGGATCTTCGCCGGATCGGGTGTCGGAAAAAGCACGCTGCTGGGCATGATCGCCCGCAATACGGCTGCCGACGTCAACGTGATTGCTCTCATCGGCGAACGCGGACGCGAGGTGCTCGAGTTCATCGAGAAGGATCTGGGACCGGAAGGACTGGCCCGTTCCGTCGTAATCGTAGCCACATCCGATCAGCCGGCCTTGATCCGCATCAAGGGCGCGGTGATCGCGACGACGATCGCGGAGTACTTCCGGGACCGCGGCATGAACGTCATGCTGATGATGGATTCCGTCACCCGGTATGCGATGGCTCAGCGGGAAGTCGGTCTGGCGGTAGGCGAGCCTCCGGCGACGAGAGGGTACACGCCGTCGGTGTTCGCCGGACTTCCGAAGCTGCTTGAAAGAGCGGGCACAGGGCCGACGGGTTCCATAACGGCTTTTTATACCGTTCTCGTGGACGGGGACGACATGAATGAGCCGGTAGCGGATGCCGTGAGAGGCATCCTCGACGGACATATCGTCTTAAGCCGGGACTTGGCTCAGAAAGGCCATTTTCCGGCGATCGACGTGCTTGCCTCGGTGAGCCGGGTCATGAAGGAGATCATAGAGCCCGAGCATCAGGAGGCGGCTTCCGCTCTCAAAAAGATGCTTGCTGTCTATAAGGATTCGGAGGACTTGATCAATATCGGGGCGTATCAGCCCGGATCGAACAAGGAAATCGACCAGGCGATGGACCAAATGGACGGGATTCTGGATTTCACGCAGCAACGAACGAATGAAAAAGCCCATTTTGACGAAACGCTGGACCATTTGATCCGGCAATTCAACGGGAGCTGA
- a CDS encoding flagellar hook capping FlgD N-terminal domain-containing protein, which yields MAASVNANSIYPFVSQKNSKAASTSMDNSTLGKDAFLQLLVAQLKYQDPMNPSDNTTYIAQLAQFSSVEQLSNISGQLNIQGQNLGLTSDLIGKQAEWDIFDAAGKLTAESGLVDSVVLKDGIQYIVSSGNYVPIDALKSIRSDAAEEAPEQTPDEPSGEQPAGA from the coding sequence ATGGCAGCATCCGTGAACGCCAATTCCATTTATCCGTTCGTGAGCCAAAAGAATTCCAAGGCGGCGTCGACAAGCATGGACAACTCCACGCTCGGCAAGGATGCTTTCCTGCAGCTTCTGGTCGCACAGCTGAAATATCAAGACCCGATGAATCCGTCCGACAACACGACTTACATCGCTCAGCTCGCCCAATTCTCTTCCGTCGAGCAGTTGTCGAACATTTCCGGACAGCTCAACATCCAGGGACAGAATCTGGGGCTTACTTCCGATCTCATCGGGAAGCAAGCGGAATGGGACATCTTTGACGCTGCCGGCAAGCTGACGGCCGAAAGCGGCCTCGTCGATTCGGTCGTGCTGAAGGACGGCATCCAGTATATCGTCTCCAGCGGCAATTATGTTCCGATCGACGCGCTGAAGTCCATCCGGTCCGATGCGGCGGAAGAGGCTCCGGAACAGACGCCGGATGAGCCTTCCGGCGAACAGCCGGCAGGAGCCTGA
- a CDS encoding FliH/SctL family protein, producing MSNLFKSSQVVPQEQHQRLERFYRKPAAASDADTAPDGFGEQAYRGELRPDAATEALRSQILGDAQSVAEDTLADAAKQAQELIEQARQEAEDWWHARRADDERIAEEARLAGYGEGFSQGSREAEAALRKEWEQRIEESSSILEASFRMKEQIIQEAEPFLVELSCAIAEKLVGKQLDLEPDIAIDLIRNMLSRRRENGSIVLCVSPAQLSSVLAARDELELSIDSQAELQILPDASVKDHGCVIRTAFGSIDARIDTQLSEIKRELMGIASQREGQEAPAS from the coding sequence TTGTCTAATCTGTTCAAATCCTCGCAGGTTGTTCCTCAGGAACAGCATCAGCGGCTGGAACGGTTTTACCGGAAGCCTGCAGCGGCAAGCGATGCCGACACCGCGCCGGACGGATTCGGCGAGCAGGCCTATCGCGGCGAGCTCCGCCCGGATGCGGCTACGGAAGCTTTGCGCAGCCAGATCCTCGGCGACGCCCAGAGCGTCGCCGAGGACACGCTGGCGGATGCGGCCAAGCAAGCCCAGGAGCTGATCGAACAGGCCCGTCAGGAAGCCGAGGATTGGTGGCATGCCAGAAGGGCGGACGATGAACGAATCGCAGAGGAAGCCCGCCTGGCCGGATATGGGGAGGGCTTCAGCCAAGGCAGCCGGGAAGCCGAAGCCGCGCTGCGGAAGGAATGGGAGCAAAGGATCGAGGAATCCTCCTCCATCCTTGAAGCCTCCTTCCGAATGAAGGAGCAGATCATCCAGGAGGCGGAGCCGTTCCTCGTCGAGCTGAGCTGCGCCATTGCGGAGAAGCTGGTCGGCAAGCAGCTGGATCTCGAGCCTGACATCGCCATCGACCTTATCCGCAACATGCTTTCCCGGCGAAGAGAGAATGGCAGCATCGTTCTATGCGTCAGTCCCGCGCAGCTGTCGTCCGTTCTAGCCGCCAGGGACGAGCTGGAGCTGTCGATCGATTCTCAGGCCGAGCTGCAGATTCTGCCCGACGCGTCGGTCAAGGATCACGGCTGCGTCATCCGGACGGCATTCGGCAGCATCGATGCCCGCATCGACACGCAGCTGTCCGAAATCAAGCGCGAGCTGATGGGAATCGCTTCCCAGCGTGAAGGTCAGGAGGCGCCAGCTTCATGA
- a CDS encoding flagellar hook-length control protein FliK encodes MEITTTQPTASTGSGASVQAAGGKAAGAVPFSQAMAGALQTGVQGQASSNAGNAPQDAVAAAAALAAAMALSAASAQPDGAEPSAPAQADGPLSEALPTGEAAPAATSSSEQAAEPLLAKLEDLLDLLYEGKEEDGSIPLEDWQQAASELGALLALLGIQPPPSAKLAGGGQQGQDEPAAVSATAAAKGEVGELLLALRQQLPDVLAKPSGKVDSQALAQAQLTKLQSLLEAPHTAKSAPGGTIPDGQPDGTSFAGIPASGTTLLAKLEASSAHIRAAVSSVAGSAQADEAVQPAMLMAEPNEQPSSAATLTAGNVQPGAAVPDSAEATVKVPVHRFAQEVAGLVLKKLDVSSSSGMTEARLTLTPENLGQVDVKLQIHNGQLTALFAADSPAAREAIENQLGQLRMSLQNQGFQVDRLDVSASSQLQTSLSFGQQSRGGGEQGGQSARNGSDRPEEQGMQEAEVVQSAIRELGYGRAINETA; translated from the coding sequence ATGGAGATCACGACTACTCAACCGACTGCCTCGACCGGCTCGGGAGCGTCTGTCCAAGCGGCCGGAGGCAAGGCCGCCGGAGCCGTCCCGTTCAGCCAAGCAATGGCTGGAGCCTTGCAGACGGGCGTCCAGGGGCAAGCGTCCTCGAACGCGGGAAATGCTCCGCAGGACGCCGTTGCGGCAGCTGCGGCATTGGCCGCCGCAATGGCGCTGAGCGCAGCTTCCGCGCAGCCTGACGGCGCGGAGCCGAGCGCCCCGGCTCAAGCAGACGGACCGTTGTCGGAAGCTCTGCCGACTGGAGAAGCAGCTCCAGCCGCGACTTCCTCCTCGGAGCAGGCGGCCGAGCCGCTGCTTGCCAAGTTGGAGGATCTGCTCGATCTGCTGTACGAAGGCAAGGAAGAGGATGGCTCCATTCCGCTCGAGGATTGGCAGCAGGCCGCGTCCGAGCTCGGAGCCCTGCTCGCGCTGCTCGGCATTCAGCCGCCTCCTTCAGCGAAGCTTGCAGGCGGCGGCCAGCAGGGGCAGGATGAGCCGGCAGCGGTTTCCGCAACGGCAGCCGCCAAAGGCGAAGTCGGAGAGCTGCTGCTGGCGCTGAGGCAGCAATTGCCCGACGTTCTCGCCAAGCCATCCGGCAAGGTCGATTCCCAGGCGCTGGCCCAGGCGCAGCTGACCAAGCTGCAGAGCCTGCTCGAAGCGCCGCATACGGCCAAGTCCGCTCCAGGGGGAACGATCCCGGACGGTCAGCCCGACGGGACTTCTTTTGCAGGGATTCCGGCTTCCGGCACAACGCTGCTGGCGAAGCTTGAAGCATCTTCGGCCCACATCCGAGCGGCCGTAAGCTCCGTGGCGGGAAGCGCTCAGGCGGATGAAGCCGTGCAGCCGGCCATGCTCATGGCGGAACCGAATGAGCAGCCGTCGTCGGCCGCGACCCTTACAGCAGGAAATGTCCAGCCGGGAGCTGCGGTTCCGGACAGCGCGGAAGCGACCGTGAAAGTGCCTGTCCATCGCTTTGCCCAGGAGGTGGCCGGGCTTGTCCTGAAGAAGCTTGATGTCTCGTCTTCATCGGGCATGACGGAAGCGAGACTGACGCTGACCCCGGAAAACTTGGGACAGGTGGACGTCAAGCTTCAGATCCACAACGGCCAATTGACGGCGCTGTTCGCGGCGGATTCGCCGGCGGCGAGGGAAGCGATCGAGAACCAGCTGGGCCAGCTCAGGATGTCCTTGCAAAACCAGGGTTTCCAGGTTGATCGGCTTGATGTATCGGCCTCGAGCCAGCTGCAGACCTCGCTTTCATTCGGCCAGCAGAGCCGGGGCGGAGGCGAGCAGGGCGGCCAGTCCGCACGAAACGGCTCCGACCGCCCTGAAGAGCAGGGCATGCAAGAAGCTGAAGTCGTCCAATCCGCCATCCGCGAGCTTGGATACGGCAGGGCAATTAACGAAACGGCATAA
- the flgC gene encoding flagellar basal body rod protein FlgC, producing the protein MKLTNGFDISASALTAQRLRMDVISSNIANAETTRASYVNGEFQPYKRKMVVLEPMKEGSFASMLQNEMGEASKGVKVSRIQEDRTPDKLVYNPSHPDADKNGYVKMPNVDVTKEMVDMISASRSYEANVTALNATKTMFVKALEIGK; encoded by the coding sequence ATGAAGCTGACCAACGGATTCGACATCAGTGCCTCCGCATTGACCGCCCAGCGGCTCCGAATGGATGTGATCTCATCCAACATCGCGAATGCCGAGACGACTCGAGCCTCCTATGTAAATGGCGAGTTCCAGCCCTATAAGCGCAAAATGGTCGTATTGGAGCCCATGAAGGAAGGCAGCTTCGCATCGATGCTGCAGAACGAGATGGGGGAGGCGTCCAAAGGGGTTAAAGTCAGCCGGATCCAGGAGGATCGCACACCGGACAAGCTGGTCTACAATCCTTCTCATCCCGATGCGGACAAGAACGGCTATGTGAAGATGCCGAACGTGGACGTGACGAAGGAAATGGTGGATATGATCTCGGCGTCCCGTTCCTACGAGGCGAACGTGACCGCATTGAACGCAACGAAGACGATGTTCGTCAAAGCGCTTGAAATCGGAAAATAA
- the fliE gene encoding flagellar hook-basal body complex protein FliE: MIQPITLAQVSPLNTPAITAKTQAASPSEVTESFGTMLKNALDSVSAQEKAVHQVNNQYLVGQADISQVMIVSQQAELSLQLVTQVRNKAVEAYQDIMRMQI; this comes from the coding sequence ATGATCCAGCCTATAACGCTTGCACAGGTCTCTCCTCTGAACACGCCGGCTATCACGGCCAAGACGCAAGCCGCATCGCCGAGCGAAGTGACCGAAAGCTTCGGGACGATGCTCAAAAACGCCCTGGACAGTGTCAGCGCGCAAGAAAAAGCCGTGCATCAAGTCAACAACCAATACTTGGTTGGCCAAGCGGATATCTCACAAGTCATGATTGTCTCGCAGCAGGCTGAGCTCAGCCTTCAGCTGGTGACGCAGGTCCGGAACAAGGCGGTAGAGGCCTATCAGGACATCATGCGCATGCAAATTTAA
- the fliF gene encoding flagellar basal-body MS-ring/collar protein FliF — MNEKMARLRDSAKNYWGAMGKKQKIWLGATIGVLLLTIILLTSILTKTQYETVFKDLDTTDAQAIMNYLDSSSISYRLGDGGNSIAVPSSEADRVRVAAGSQGLVQNGSIGFAAFNTGSSQFGMTDNEFNVKYRSALNGEIQQLLNGMQGVASSKVVVNLPKESVFAQTEEASGASASIVMKFKPGFRPSQDEIDGYFNLVKTSVPNLKIADITITSPQGELTASSKIGGTLNNSGSANSQFQIQKKYESDLKRNIEQFLGTMVGSENLAVSVLSSLNFDQVSREESLVKPLDNNNNNGLVISQQQSSESSEGTEGNAGGVAGTGETDVPGYSSTSGGGSSTSEKTSSTTNYEPNRYKNTIIGGPYAVKDLSISVGIPTSLLNQETKDQITQYLTSFVRSQLVESGQDVSNDAIIAKKVSVIGQNFAAAGASASGKGLTAGWIAAIAVAAAALIGGIVLAVRRRRAKEEEIIEEMAPRVEYPSINLESVTNENQVRKNLETLAKRKPDDFVNLLRTWLVEE; from the coding sequence GTGAACGAAAAGATGGCCCGCCTGCGCGATTCCGCCAAAAATTACTGGGGAGCGATGGGCAAGAAGCAAAAGATTTGGCTGGGAGCGACGATCGGGGTATTGCTGCTGACGATCATCCTGCTGACTTCGATCCTGACCAAAACACAATACGAAACAGTGTTCAAGGATCTCGATACAACCGATGCCCAGGCAATCATGAACTATCTGGACAGCAGCAGCATTTCTTACCGGCTTGGAGACGGCGGCAATTCGATCGCCGTGCCTAGCAGCGAAGCAGACCGCGTGCGGGTCGCTGCCGGATCGCAAGGTCTGGTCCAGAATGGATCGATCGGATTCGCGGCGTTCAATACGGGTTCTTCTCAGTTCGGCATGACCGACAACGAATTCAACGTCAAATACCGCAGCGCCTTGAACGGAGAGATCCAGCAGCTGCTCAACGGCATGCAGGGAGTCGCTTCCAGCAAAGTCGTCGTCAATCTTCCCAAGGAAAGCGTGTTTGCCCAAACGGAAGAAGCGAGCGGCGCGTCGGCTTCTATCGTCATGAAGTTCAAGCCGGGATTCCGGCCCAGCCAGGATGAGATCGACGGATATTTCAATCTCGTCAAGACATCGGTGCCGAATCTTAAAATCGCGGACATCACGATCACGAGCCCGCAAGGCGAGCTGACAGCCTCCTCCAAAATCGGCGGCACGCTGAACAACTCGGGCAGCGCGAACTCTCAATTCCAGATCCAAAAGAAATACGAGAGCGACCTGAAGCGGAATATCGAGCAGTTCCTCGGAACGATGGTAGGCAGCGAGAACCTTGCCGTCAGCGTGCTTAGCAGCCTGAACTTCGATCAGGTCAGCCGGGAGGAAAGCCTCGTCAAGCCGCTGGACAACAACAACAACAACGGTCTCGTGATTAGCCAGCAGCAATCGAGTGAAAGCTCGGAAGGAACGGAAGGGAACGCCGGCGGCGTCGCAGGCACCGGAGAAACCGATGTTCCCGGATATTCCTCGACATCGGGCGGAGGCAGCAGCACGTCAGAGAAAACCTCCAGCACGACCAACTATGAGCCTAACCGCTACAAGAACACGATCATTGGCGGCCCTTACGCCGTCAAAGACCTCAGCATCAGCGTCGGCATTCCTACCTCATTATTAAACCAGGAAACAAAGGATCAAATCACCCAATATCTAACTTCTTTCGTCCGTTCCCAGCTCGTGGAATCCGGACAGGATGTTAGTAATGACGCGATCATCGCCAAAAAGGTTTCTGTCATCGGGCAAAATTTTGCCGCAGCAGGAGCTTCCGCTTCCGGCAAAGGCCTTACGGCCGGATGGATTGCCGCGATCGCTGTCGCCGCTGCCGCGCTTATCGGCGGAATCGTGCTCGCCGTTCGCCGACGCCGCGCCAAGGAAGAGGAAATCATCGAAGAAATGGCGCCGAGAGTCGAATATCCTTCGATCAACCTGGAGAGCGTCACGAACGAGAATCAAGTGCGCAAGAATTTGGAAACACTCGCCAAGCGGAAGCCGGATGATTTCGTCAACCTTCTTCGCACCTGGCTAGTAGAGGAATAG
- the flgB gene encoding flagellar basal body rod protein FlgB, producing the protein MNVLNGADFSRLAGAMRAAEARQQVISDNISNADTPHFKRSELVFEELLNDQLNGQKNHDLAGIKTQKMHMDIGLNDQTPTMQLVTDEKSVMNNNGNNVDPDREMALLAKNQLRYNSYIQQINHEIKMMRTAIDGRG; encoded by the coding sequence TTGAATGTCTTGAACGGCGCGGATTTCAGCAGACTTGCAGGGGCAATGAGAGCCGCTGAAGCAAGGCAGCAGGTAATCTCGGATAATATTTCCAATGCTGACACGCCGCACTTCAAACGTTCGGAACTGGTATTCGAGGAGCTGCTGAATGACCAGCTGAACGGCCAGAAAAACCACGATTTAGCAGGGATAAAGACCCAAAAAATGCATATGGATATAGGTCTAAATGACCAAACTCCAACCATGCAGCTAGTCACGGATGAAAAATCTGTCATGAATAACAACGGAAACAACGTGGACCCTGATCGCGAGATGGCTTTGCTTGCGAAAAACCAGCTCCGCTACAATTCCTACATTCAACAGATCAATCATGAGATCAAGATGATGCGGACTGCCATCGACGGGAGAGGGTAA